In Primulina eburnea isolate SZY01 chromosome 14, ASM2296580v1, whole genome shotgun sequence, the following proteins share a genomic window:
- the LOC140811157 gene encoding uncharacterized protein — translation MSRREQQMLQMWRCRSHAINCTQSSGRGRVQGRIFSLTKEGVNPDTSVISGTILISGHVALTLIDTGATHSFMSEIFMRSLGIAPIFETLQFTIMLPSGDVICSTSVVRACPIQVNERILFADLIVIPMIEFDVILGMDWLSSYRAVIDCVEKTVRFSTEEGDSNVFKGSGTSLGTSFISCLKVNKMLVKGCQGFLA, via the coding sequence ATGTCTCGTAGGGAGCAACAAATGTTACAGATGTGGAGGTGCAGGTCACATGCCATCAACTGCACCCAATCTTCAGGCCGAGGACGAGTCCAAGGGCGCATCTTCTCTTTGACTAAGGAGGGTGTTAATCCTGATACGTCGGTTATATCaggtactattttgatttcaggccaTGTAGCTCTCACTTTAATTGATACTGGAGCTACGCATTCTTTTATGTCCGAAATTTTCATGAGATCGTTGGGTATTGCACCTATATTTGAAACCCTCCAGTTTACTATTATGCTTCCGTCGGGAGATGTGATTTGCTCAACGAgtgtggttagagcttgtcctATTCAAGTGAATGAGAGAATTTTGTTTGCTGATCTTATTGTGATTCCTATGATTGAGTTTGATGTGATTTTGggtatggattggctatcatcGTATCGTGCAGTGATAGATTGTGTTGAAAAGACGGTGCGATTTTCGACAGAAGAAGGTGACAGTAATGTCTTCAAGGGTTCAGGTACTTCGCTTGGCacttcttttatttcttgcttgaaGGTGAATAAGATGTTGGTTAAGGGGTGTCAGGGATTTCTGGCGTAA
- the LOC140811156 gene encoding uncharacterized protein, translating to MPPERKVVEEEDSSSSRVVGEFSKLLKEQAKVHGEQIQQLLRLQNPAQGRGRGLVRQEPSSEGAYDRFKRMNPPEFVGGADPLAAMEWVKAIEAIFDYLHFEDNDRVSCAVFLLTKTARIWWEATKVTVNVQTLKWNEFKELFYDKYFSTDVKTRKVKEFLELNQGNLNVNDYILKFEEGCLFVPFIASNDKDRGEHFMRGLRAEIRRDVRMSKASTYKEIVEKALLAEQDEKRLRRKDN from the coding sequence ATGCCACCTGAGAGGAAAGTTGTAGAGGAAGAAGATAGTTCCTCATCTCGAGTTGTTGGTGAGTTTAGTAAGTTGCTCAAGGAGCAAGCCAAAGTTCATGGAGAACAGATCCAACAGTTATTGAGATTGCAGAACCCAGCTCAAGGGAGAGGTAGAGGCCTTGTGAGGCAGGAGCCCAGTTCAGAGGGAGCTTATGACAGATTTAAAAGAATGAATCCACCTGAGTTCGTGGGAGGTGCGGACCCTCTTGCAGCTATGGAATGGGTTAAAGCTATTGAAGCAATCTTTGACTATCTACACTTTGAAGATAATGATCGAGTTAGTTGTGCAGTGTTTCTTCTGACCAAGACTGCGCGCATTTGGTGGGAGGCCACGAAGGTAACTGTCAATGTTCAAACCCTTAAATGGAATGAGTTCAAGGAGCTATTTTATGACAAATATTTCTCCACGGATGTCAAGACTCGGAAAGTGAAggagttcttggaactaaaCCAGGGCAACTTGAATGTGAATGAttatattttgaagtttgaAGAAGGTTGCTTGTTTGTTCCTTTCATTGCTTCGAATGACAAAGATCGAGGGGAACACTTCATGAGAGGCTTGAGAGCCGAGATCAGGAGGGATGTCAGAATGTCTAAGGCCTCAACGTATAAGGAGATCGTGGAGAAAGCTCTTTTAGCGGAACAGGATGAgaaaagattgagaaggaaaGACAATTGA